Proteins encoded in a region of the Brevundimonas vesicularis genome:
- a CDS encoding pyrroline-5-carboxylate reductase family protein produces the protein MPGPVVLVGCGRLGSAILEGWLLTETVAASDLIILTPSEKPAAETARAKGARINPPLEALTEAAVIVLAVKPALWREVMAPLAPFLNDRAVILSVMAGVTAPTLAEGLGDWPIVRVMPTTGVSRGRGVASVWSADPRAQNIGRALFEPMAETVVLADEALMDAATAVAGSGAAYFYAFTEALARAGEATGLDAATADVLARATLRSAANSMGDDGLEALIGRIASPGGSTRAGLDAMAKDGRLTAMLDETVAAAVRRNREMG, from the coding sequence GTGCCGGGTCCCGTCGTTCTGGTCGGCTGCGGCCGGCTGGGCTCCGCCATTCTGGAAGGCTGGCTGCTGACCGAGACGGTGGCGGCGTCTGACCTGATCATTCTCACCCCCTCTGAAAAGCCGGCGGCCGAGACGGCGCGGGCCAAGGGCGCGCGGATCAATCCGCCGCTGGAGGCTCTGACCGAGGCGGCGGTCATAGTGCTGGCAGTCAAACCGGCGCTGTGGCGCGAGGTCATGGCTCCGCTGGCGCCGTTCCTGAACGACCGGGCCGTCATTTTGTCGGTCATGGCGGGCGTGACGGCGCCGACCCTAGCGGAAGGCCTGGGGGACTGGCCCATCGTGCGGGTGATGCCGACGACCGGCGTGTCGCGCGGGCGCGGCGTGGCCTCTGTCTGGTCGGCGGACCCGCGCGCCCAAAACATCGGGCGAGCGTTGTTCGAGCCTATGGCCGAGACGGTCGTGCTGGCTGACGAGGCGCTGATGGATGCGGCGACGGCGGTGGCCGGCTCGGGCGCGGCCTATTTCTACGCCTTTACCGAAGCGCTGGCCCGGGCCGGGGAGGCGACGGGTCTGGATGCGGCGACGGCCGATGTGCTGGCGCGCGCGACCCTGAGGTCCGCAGCCAACTCCATGGGTGACGACGGGCTGGAGGCCCTGATAGGCCGCATCGCCTCGCCTGGCGGCTCGACCCGCGCCGGGCTTGACGCCATGGCGAAGGACGGCCGCCTCACGGCGATGCTGGACGAGACGGTCGCGGCGGCGGTCAGACGCAACCGCGAGATGGGTTAG
- the pgeF gene encoding peptidoglycan editing factor PgeF: MSDLYPITHPLLTAAGIAHGFFTRAGGVSTGIYEGLNAGVGSKDEPAAVAENRRRVAGHFNADPDHLNGCYQIHSAVARVAEGPWHGDRPEGDAVVSAEPGLLCSVLTADCAPILMADPETRIVAAVHAGWKGALGGVIHSAVSAMQALGAEPRRVVAVVGPCIAPASYEVGVDFEGRFTHHDPGSDRFFHPGETDDKRQFDLPGFVLWRLQQAGIGQAVWTGHDTCADAERFYSNRRAFQHGEPDFGRLIAVIGA; encoded by the coding sequence ATGAGCGACCTGTATCCCATCACCCACCCGCTTCTGACCGCCGCCGGCATCGCCCACGGCTTCTTCACCCGTGCGGGCGGCGTCTCGACCGGCATCTATGAAGGGTTGAACGCTGGCGTCGGCTCCAAGGACGAACCGGCCGCCGTCGCCGAAAACCGCCGGCGCGTCGCGGGCCATTTCAACGCCGACCCCGACCACCTGAACGGCTGTTACCAGATCCATTCCGCCGTTGCGCGTGTGGCCGAAGGCCCCTGGCATGGCGACAGGCCAGAGGGCGACGCCGTCGTCTCGGCCGAGCCCGGCCTGCTGTGTTCGGTCCTGACCGCCGACTGCGCGCCGATCCTGATGGCCGATCCGGAGACGCGCATCGTCGCCGCCGTCCACGCCGGCTGGAAGGGCGCGCTGGGCGGCGTCATTCATTCCGCCGTTTCCGCCATGCAGGCCCTGGGCGCCGAGCCCCGGCGGGTGGTCGCCGTCGTCGGCCCTTGCATCGCGCCCGCCAGCTATGAGGTCGGCGTCGATTTCGAAGGTCGCTTTACACACCATGATCCTGGCAGCGACCGCTTCTTCCACCCGGGAGAGACCGACGACAAACGCCAGTTTGACCTGCCCGGCTTCGTCCTGTGGCGGCTGCAGCAGGCGGGGATCGGTCAGGCTGTCTGGACCGGCCACGACACCTGCGCGGACGCAGAGCGGTTCTATTCGAACCGCCGCGCCTTTCAGCACGGCGAGCCGGACTTCGGTCGATTGATTGCGGTGATCGGGGCTTAG
- a CDS encoding branched-chain amino acid aminotransferase, producing MAFVPFDDRDGFIWVNGDFVPWREAKTHVLTHALHYGSSVFEGERMYGGEIFKLTQHSERLKRSANLLDFEIPYSVAEIDAFCKETCAKNGLTDCYVRPVAYLGPEQTSVSALNNKVHLAIAVWDWPSYFDPEVKARGLRLEWSKWRRPDPATAPTTAKAAGLYMICTMSKNAAERRGFADALMLDWRGYVAEATGANVFFVKDGVIHTPNVEHILDGITRQTVIEIAREKGIEVVVREIKPEELSDFTECFLTGTAVEVTPVAEVGEYRFTPGALSLDLMDHYGKLVRGQL from the coding sequence ATGGCCTTCGTTCCTTTCGACGATCGTGACGGCTTCATCTGGGTGAATGGCGATTTCGTCCCCTGGAGGGAAGCGAAAACGCACGTTCTGACCCATGCCCTTCACTATGGCTCGTCGGTCTTTGAGGGTGAGCGTATGTACGGCGGCGAAATCTTCAAGCTGACGCAACATTCCGAGCGCCTGAAGCGGTCCGCCAACCTGCTCGATTTCGAGATACCCTACAGCGTCGCTGAAATCGACGCCTTCTGTAAGGAAACCTGCGCCAAGAACGGTCTGACGGACTGCTATGTGCGTCCCGTGGCCTACCTCGGCCCAGAACAGACCAGCGTTTCGGCCCTGAACAACAAGGTTCACCTGGCCATCGCCGTGTGGGACTGGCCCAGCTATTTCGACCCCGAGGTCAAGGCGCGCGGCCTGCGTCTGGAATGGTCCAAGTGGCGTCGTCCCGATCCGGCGACGGCCCCGACGACAGCCAAGGCGGCGGGTCTGTACATGATCTGCACCATGTCCAAGAACGCCGCCGAGCGCCGCGGTTTCGCCGACGCCCTGATGCTGGACTGGCGCGGCTATGTCGCCGAGGCGACCGGCGCCAACGTCTTCTTCGTCAAGGACGGCGTCATCCACACGCCGAACGTCGAGCACATTCTGGACGGCATCACCCGCCAGACGGTGATCGAGATCGCCCGCGAGAAGGGCATCGAGGTCGTGGTGCGCGAGATCAAGCCGGAAGAGCTGTCGGACTTCACCGAATGCTTCCTGACGGGAACGGCCGTCGAGGTGACCCCGGTCGCCGAGGTGGGCGAATACCGCTTCACCCCCGGCGCCCTGTCGCTGGATCTGATGGATCACTACGGCAAGCTGGTGCGCGGTCAGCTGTAA
- a CDS encoding DUF3253 domain-containing protein, whose amino-acid sequence MSDPIETAILNKIAALEPGKSIEPAEVAKELQPEQWQRMLPKVRATALGLMRQGKLTITKKGKAVDPDNFRGVTRLRQATGEETALALSRRPPVVEGDDD is encoded by the coding sequence ATGAGCGACCCGATCGAAACCGCAATCCTGAACAAAATCGCCGCGCTTGAGCCCGGCAAGAGCATTGAGCCGGCGGAAGTGGCCAAAGAGCTACAGCCCGAGCAGTGGCAGCGCATGCTGCCCAAGGTTCGCGCGACCGCTTTGGGCCTGATGCGCCAGGGCAAGCTGACCATCACGAAGAAGGGCAAGGCGGTCGATCCGGATAACTTCCGAGGCGTCACGCGCCTGCGTCAGGCGACCGGGGAAGAAACGGCCCTGGCGTTGAGTCGCCGTCCGCCGGTCGTCGAGGGCGATGACGACTGA
- a CDS encoding NupC/NupG family nucleoside CNT transporter, whose amino-acid sequence MFSLLNLQSLLGLVVIVAVCWAISEKRKAFPWRLTIGAILVQAGLVLALFAIPGSQAVLAAVTGAVDGLAVATTEGTKFVFGYLAGGDQPYTVSNQGALFTFAFQVLPLILVISALSALLWHWKILKWITLGFGFLFQKTMGLGGASALAVAANIFLGMIESPIVIRAYLDKLTRSEIFLMMVVGLATVAGSTMVAYATILSPVLPNAAGHVLVASIVSAPAGVLLARIIIPEKEGMGGAVADYDSALKYDSAIDAIVKGTSDGLMVVLNISAVLIVFVALVALVNVMLGGFVVFDAPLTVERMLGWIFAPVAWLIGVEWKDADVAGWLLGVKLTLTEFVAFIDLGKVPAAEMTERTRMLMTYALCGFANIGSVGITVTGLSVLMPERREEVLGMVWKGLFAGFLATLMTAAIVGAMPSVVFG is encoded by the coding sequence ATGTTCAGCCTCCTGAACCTCCAGAGCCTTCTGGGTCTGGTCGTCATCGTCGCGGTCTGCTGGGCGATTTCGGAAAAACGCAAGGCCTTTCCCTGGCGGCTGACGATCGGTGCGATCCTGGTGCAGGCCGGGCTGGTGCTCGCCCTGTTCGCCATTCCGGGCTCGCAGGCGGTGCTGGCGGCGGTGACGGGCGCGGTGGACGGTCTGGCGGTCGCCACGACCGAGGGGACCAAATTCGTCTTCGGCTATCTGGCCGGCGGCGACCAACCCTATACGGTCTCTAACCAGGGCGCGCTTTTCACCTTCGCCTTTCAGGTTCTGCCGCTGATCCTGGTGATTTCAGCCCTGTCGGCCCTGCTTTGGCATTGGAAGATCCTGAAGTGGATCACGCTGGGCTTCGGCTTCCTGTTTCAGAAGACAATGGGTCTGGGCGGCGCGTCGGCCCTGGCGGTCGCGGCCAACATCTTCCTGGGCATGATCGAAAGCCCGATCGTGATCCGCGCCTATCTGGACAAGCTGACGCGGTCCGAGATCTTCCTGATGATGGTCGTGGGCCTGGCTACAGTCGCCGGTTCGACCATGGTGGCCTATGCGACCATCCTGTCGCCGGTCCTGCCCAATGCGGCGGGGCACGTGCTGGTGGCGTCGATCGTTTCGGCGCCGGCCGGCGTGCTGCTGGCCCGGATCATCATCCCCGAGAAAGAGGGGATGGGCGGCGCGGTCGCAGACTATGACTCGGCCCTGAAATACGACAGCGCCATCGACGCCATCGTCAAAGGCACATCCGACGGCTTGATGGTCGTGCTGAACATCTCGGCGGTGCTGATCGTGTTCGTGGCCTTGGTCGCCCTGGTCAACGTCATGCTGGGCGGGTTCGTGGTGTTCGACGCGCCCCTGACCGTCGAGCGGATGCTGGGCTGGATCTTCGCGCCGGTGGCCTGGCTGATTGGGGTCGAGTGGAAGGACGCCGATGTCGCCGGCTGGCTGCTGGGCGTCAAACTGACCCTGACCGAGTTCGTCGCCTTTATCGACCTGGGCAAGGTGCCGGCCGCCGAGATGACCGAGCGCACGCGCATGCTGATGACCTACGCCCTGTGCGGCTTCGCCAATATCGGCTCGGTCGGCATCACCGTGACCGGCCTGTCGGTCCTGATGCCCGAACGCCGCGAGGAGGTGCTGGGCATGGTCTGGAAGGGCCTCTTCGCCGGCTTCCTGGCCACCTTGATGACCGCGGCCATCGTCGGCGCGATGCCCAGCGTTGTCTTCGGCTAG
- the lgt gene encoding prolipoprotein diacylglyceryl transferase, protein MPFPEFDPVLIHLGPLPIRWYALAYVAGIVLGWWYAARLAKTQRLWAPGKPPVTTTQLDDLVLWIVLGIILGGRLGYALFYKPAMYGQLFTGQTLGERFELFQLWTGGMSFHGGFLGVCLAIVLYARSQKIDMLRLGDLVAPVVPIGLMFGRLANFINGELWGRETTAPWAVRFCNARIEQMYGFCPAGDAPRHPSQLYEAGLEGIVLFSVLSIAIWKFGLLKKPGYITGLFLVGYGICRAALENVREPDIGMPDFPFGLTMGMMLSIPMILVGAWLIWRAWKRPPAAAEA, encoded by the coding sequence TTGCCCTTTCCCGAATTCGATCCGGTCCTGATCCACCTCGGACCGCTTCCGATCCGCTGGTACGCCCTGGCCTATGTCGCCGGCATCGTGCTGGGCTGGTGGTACGCCGCGCGTCTGGCCAAGACCCAGCGGCTGTGGGCGCCCGGCAAGCCGCCTGTCACCACGACGCAACTGGACGACCTGGTGCTGTGGATCGTGCTGGGCATCATCCTGGGCGGCCGCCTCGGCTACGCCCTCTTCTACAAGCCGGCCATGTATGGCCAGCTGTTCACCGGCCAGACGCTGGGCGAACGGTTCGAACTGTTCCAGCTGTGGACCGGCGGCATGAGCTTCCACGGCGGCTTCCTGGGCGTCTGCCTGGCCATCGTCCTCTATGCCCGGTCGCAGAAGATCGACATGCTGCGCCTCGGCGATCTGGTCGCGCCCGTCGTGCCCATCGGCCTGATGTTCGGCCGCCTGGCCAACTTCATCAATGGCGAGCTGTGGGGCCGCGAGACGACCGCCCCCTGGGCCGTGCGCTTCTGCAACGCGCGCATCGAACAGATGTACGGCTTCTGCCCCGCAGGCGATGCGCCTCGCCACCCCAGCCAGCTCTATGAGGCCGGTCTTGAGGGGATCGTCCTCTTCTCCGTCCTTTCCATTGCGATCTGGAAGTTCGGCCTGCTGAAGAAGCCCGGCTATATCACCGGCCTGTTCCTGGTGGGTTATGGCATCTGCCGTGCGGCTCTGGAGAATGTGCGCGAGCCGGATATCGGCATGCCGGATTTCCCGTTCGGCCTGACCATGGGAATGATGCTGTCGATCCCGATGATCCTGGTCGGCGCCTGGCTGATCTGGCGCGCGTGGAAGCGCCCGCCGGCCGCCGCTGAGGCATGA
- a CDS encoding YbjN domain-containing protein, protein MDIARPEEVDVPFDPLEVVEHVLTAENLPFDRTDDGDLAFALAGDWKDYELWFAWRPEGDCLQLCCALDLKVAKSRKTAAYELVGLINQRTWMGHFEVWAEDGEIVFRHSLALPMGERPTLAQAASMIDAAIEASDRYYPAFDFMVRGNKKPQEAIDACLFETVGTA, encoded by the coding sequence ATGGACATCGCCCGGCCCGAGGAAGTGGACGTGCCCTTCGACCCGCTTGAGGTCGTCGAGCATGTGCTCACGGCCGAGAACCTTCCGTTCGACCGCACCGACGACGGCGACCTCGCCTTTGCGCTGGCCGGCGACTGGAAGGACTATGAGCTGTGGTTCGCCTGGCGTCCCGAGGGCGACTGTCTTCAGCTGTGCTGCGCGCTGGATTTGAAGGTGGCCAAGAGCCGCAAGACGGCCGCCTATGAACTGGTCGGCCTGATCAACCAGCGCACCTGGATGGGCCATTTCGAGGTCTGGGCCGAGGACGGCGAGATCGTCTTCCGCCATTCGCTGGCCTTGCCGATGGGCGAGCGCCCGACCTTGGCCCAGGCGGCGTCGATGATCGACGCGGCCATCGAGGCTTCGGATCGCTACTATCCCGCCTTCGACTTCATGGTGCGCGGGAACAAGAAGCCGCAGGAGGCGATCGACGCCTGCCTGTTCGAGACCGTCGGCACCGCCTGA
- a CDS encoding ATP-binding protein, with product MRLLPAYLWPRFLKRRLPTSLWGRSLLIIVLPVLVMQMAVTWVFFDAHWQTVTARLSEGLAGDIAWAVESYEDDPSPANLDKLANRAERSMSLSIVLQDGRTLPTEERRGAIGVVDRVLDKALDARLDRPYWFDTTRYPAYVDIQVQEPQGVLRIIAPRERAVATQAHIFVLWLAVATVLLMGVAILFIRNQVRAIERLADAAEAFGRGETVPRFKPHGAREVRAAAVAFMAMRDRIQRHIDQRTALLASVSHDLRTPLTRLRLELALAPPFKRQSAMRGDLDEMEHMIDEYLDFARGEAGEPPKPVSISDLLNAAGEDAKRAGAEVEVVVADGLTASVRPLAFKRALVNLAGNAASHGEHVRLSARALASGGLEIIVEDDGPGIPEAMYDEAFRPFSRLDDSRNQNRKGVGLGLAIARDVARGHGGDVTLDRSELGGLKATIRIPGAVTVAESA from the coding sequence ATGCGGCTTCTGCCCGCCTATCTGTGGCCGCGATTCCTGAAGCGGCGCCTGCCGACCTCGCTCTGGGGCCGGTCGCTGCTGATCATCGTCCTGCCGGTGCTGGTGATGCAGATGGCGGTGACCTGGGTCTTCTTCGACGCCCACTGGCAGACGGTGACCGCGCGTCTGTCCGAAGGCCTGGCCGGCGACATCGCCTGGGCCGTCGAGAGCTATGAGGACGACCCCAGCCCGGCGAACCTGGACAAGCTGGCCAATCGCGCCGAGCGATCCATGTCCCTGTCCATCGTGCTTCAGGATGGGCGCACCCTTCCGACGGAAGAACGCCGCGGCGCGATCGGCGTGGTGGACCGGGTGCTGGACAAGGCCCTGGATGCGCGTCTGGACCGCCCCTACTGGTTCGACACCACCCGCTATCCCGCCTACGTCGACATTCAGGTGCAGGAGCCGCAAGGGGTGCTGCGCATCATCGCCCCGCGCGAGCGCGCGGTGGCGACCCAGGCCCATATCTTCGTCCTGTGGCTGGCGGTGGCTACCGTCCTGTTGATGGGCGTCGCCATCCTGTTCATTCGTAATCAGGTCCGCGCCATCGAGCGTCTGGCCGACGCGGCCGAGGCCTTCGGGCGTGGCGAGACCGTGCCCCGGTTCAAGCCGCACGGTGCACGCGAGGTTCGCGCCGCCGCCGTCGCCTTCATGGCCATGCGAGACCGAATTCAGCGCCACATCGATCAGCGCACCGCCCTGCTCGCCTCGGTCAGCCACGACCTGCGCACGCCCCTGACCCGTCTGCGCCTCGAACTGGCTCTGGCTCCACCCTTCAAGCGCCAGTCGGCCATGCGTGGCGACCTGGACGAGATGGAGCATATGATCGACGAATACCTCGACTTCGCCCGTGGCGAGGCGGGCGAACCGCCGAAGCCTGTCTCGATCTCCGACCTGCTGAACGCCGCCGGCGAGGATGCAAAACGCGCCGGCGCCGAGGTCGAAGTTGTCGTGGCTGATGGCCTGACCGCCTCCGTTCGCCCCCTCGCCTTCAAGCGCGCCCTGGTGAACCTGGCCGGCAACGCCGCCTCGCACGGCGAGCATGTGCGCCTGTCGGCCCGCGCCCTGGCGTCCGGCGGGCTGGAGATCATTGTCGAGGACGACGGTCCCGGCATCCCAGAGGCCATGTATGACGAAGCTTTCCGGCCCTTCTCGCGCCTGGACGACTCTCGCAACCAGAACCGCAAGGGCGTCGGTCTGGGCCTCGCCATCGCGCGCGATGTGGCGCGCGGCCACGGCGGCGACGTCACCCTGGATCGCAGCGAGCTGGGCGGGTTGAAAGCGACGATCCGCATCCCGGGCGCGGTCACCGTCGCCGAGTCCGCCTGA
- a CDS encoding class I SAM-dependent methyltransferase, with protein sequence MSQAETLKARLAREIALTGPMTVADYVTRCLHDPKGGYYASRPDLGARGDFITAPLVSQMFGELIGLWAVETWNRLGAPERFRLVEVGPGDGTLMSDALRAARLVPGFLEACDLILIEPSAPLRDLQAKALAGADLSPRWVRSLTAIETDAPVILIANEVLDCMPARQFVRTDGGWAERRVGVTDDGDLMFGLTAISGGFQKPDFEIAPGGILEISDQQAVFGRDLGLLMKAASGAALLIDYGRARPEAGDTLQALRRHQKVDPLATPGEADLTQWADFPLVLEAAVRTGADVTGSLPQGEFLRRLGIEARAEALKAGRPAAADVIARQLDRLTGDDQMGTLFKAAAIFAPRSLVVPGWDA encoded by the coding sequence ATGAGCCAGGCCGAAACCCTCAAGGCCCGTCTGGCGCGCGAGATCGCCCTGACGGGCCCGATGACGGTCGCCGATTACGTGACCCGCTGCCTGCACGATCCCAAGGGCGGCTACTATGCGTCGCGTCCGGATTTGGGTGCGCGTGGCGACTTCATCACCGCCCCCCTGGTCAGCCAGATGTTCGGCGAACTGATCGGCCTGTGGGCGGTCGAAACCTGGAACCGACTGGGCGCGCCCGAGCGGTTCCGCCTGGTCGAGGTCGGCCCCGGCGACGGCACGTTGATGAGCGACGCCTTGCGCGCCGCCCGCCTGGTCCCGGGCTTTCTCGAAGCCTGCGATCTGATCCTGATCGAACCCAGCGCCCCCTTGCGCGATCTGCAGGCCAAGGCCCTGGCCGGCGCCGACCTGTCGCCGCGCTGGGTCCGCAGCCTGACGGCGATCGAGACCGACGCCCCGGTCATCCTGATCGCCAACGAAGTGCTGGACTGCATGCCCGCCCGTCAGTTCGTCCGCACCGACGGCGGCTGGGCCGAGCGCCGCGTCGGCGTCACAGACGATGGCGACCTTATGTTCGGCCTGACCGCCATTTCAGGCGGCTTTCAAAAGCCGGATTTCGAGATCGCGCCGGGCGGCATTCTGGAAATTTCGGACCAGCAGGCGGTCTTTGGCCGCGACCTAGGCCTGCTGATGAAGGCCGCCTCGGGCGCCGCCTTGCTGATCGACTACGGCCGCGCCCGGCCCGAAGCCGGCGACACGCTCCAGGCTTTGCGTCGTCACCAGAAGGTGGATCCCCTCGCAACACCAGGCGAAGCCGACCTGACCCAATGGGCCGACTTCCCCTTGGTGCTGGAAGCCGCGGTGCGAACCGGCGCCGACGTCACCGGCAGCCTGCCCCAAGGCGAGTTCCTGCGCCGGCTGGGCATCGAGGCGCGCGCCGAGGCGCTGAAAGCCGGCCGGCCCGCCGCCGCCGACGTCATTGCGCGCCAGTTGGATCGGCTGACCGGCGACGACCAGATGGGAACCCTATTCAAGGCCGCCGCCATCTTCGCCCCCCGATCCCTGGTCGTGCCCGGCTGGGACGCCTGA
- a CDS encoding uracil-DNA glycosylase family protein, which produces MTTDLQDILNDIRACRACAGVLPHVPRPVVRVFPETRLLICGQAPGRRVHESGLPFTDPSGDRLRDWMGVDYETFYADPRIGVAAQAFCYPGTAPKGGDYPPPTRCAELWRPQLLDALPQMELTLLVGGYAQAWALGDNAKRTMTETVRAWRGYAPDLLVLPHPSWRNTAWLKKNPWFEAEVLPYLRERVRRILTSANPAAIRSSEKDSPVVS; this is translated from the coding sequence ATGACGACTGATCTCCAGGACATTCTGAACGACATCCGCGCCTGTCGCGCCTGCGCGGGCGTCCTGCCGCACGTGCCGCGCCCGGTGGTGCGGGTCTTTCCCGAGACGCGGCTGCTGATCTGCGGCCAGGCGCCGGGACGACGCGTCCACGAGAGCGGCCTGCCGTTCACGGATCCCTCCGGCGATCGCCTTCGTGACTGGATGGGCGTGGACTATGAGACCTTCTACGCCGACCCGCGCATCGGGGTGGCGGCCCAGGCCTTTTGCTATCCTGGCACCGCGCCGAAAGGCGGCGACTATCCGCCGCCGACACGCTGTGCGGAACTGTGGCGACCGCAGTTGCTGGACGCCCTGCCGCAGATGGAACTGACCCTGCTGGTCGGCGGCTATGCCCAGGCGTGGGCGCTGGGCGATAACGCCAAGCGGACCATGACCGAAACGGTCCGAGCGTGGCGGGGGTATGCGCCGGATCTGCTGGTGCTGCCGCATCCGTCGTGGCGCAATACGGCCTGGCTGAAGAAGAATCCGTGGTTTGAGGCGGAGGTGCTTCCCTATCTGCGGGAACGCGTTCGGCGCATTCTGACTTCTGCAAATCCGGCGGCCATTCGCTCCAGCGAGAAGGACTCGCCGGTGGTATCATGA
- a CDS encoding PaaI family thioesterase produces MPKKITITEGEFAGWQTYDLHDTFDTVVGPFYGKPDPDGHMRCAFRAEQKHMNAGGRMHGGCLMTFADIAMFQIAYQEMEGASGVTVQLDSTFIDGGYVGELIEATGQVTKAGKSLIFVRGQINTGERLLMTFSGVIRKFTPR; encoded by the coding sequence ATGCCCAAGAAAATCACCATCACCGAGGGCGAGTTCGCCGGCTGGCAGACCTACGATCTGCACGACACCTTCGACACGGTGGTCGGTCCCTTCTACGGCAAGCCGGATCCCGACGGGCACATGCGCTGCGCCTTCCGCGCCGAGCAGAAGCATATGAACGCAGGCGGGCGGATGCACGGCGGCTGCCTGATGACCTTCGCCGACATCGCCATGTTCCAGATCGCCTATCAGGAGATGGAAGGCGCCTCGGGCGTCACGGTTCAGCTGGACTCCACCTTCATCGACGGCGGCTATGTCGGCGAACTGATCGAGGCCACCGGCCAGGTCACCAAGGCCGGCAAGAGCCTGATCTTCGTGCGGGGCCAGATCAATACCGGCGAGCGCCTGCTGATGACCTTCTCCGGCGTCATCCGCAAGTTCACGCCGCGCTGA
- a CDS encoding accessory factor UbiK family protein, whose translation MQTRNPILDEFAKLTTGAMGLAQAAGEEAKTAWRAQADRIAAEMDLVRRDEFDVLKDEIAALRAEIAELKAAQKPAAKPATEASGGTSTDGTQPGDAAG comes from the coding sequence ATGCAGACCCGCAATCCCATTCTGGACGAGTTCGCCAAGCTGACGACGGGCGCCATGGGCCTGGCCCAGGCCGCAGGCGAAGAGGCCAAGACCGCCTGGCGCGCCCAGGCCGACCGGATCGCCGCCGAAATGGACCTGGTCCGTCGCGACGAGTTCGATGTTCTGAAGGACGAGATCGCCGCTTTGCGTGCCGAGATCGCAGAGTTGAAGGCGGCCCAAAAGCCGGCTGCAAAGCCCGCCACTGAGGCTTCTGGGGGAACGTCCACAGATGGAACTCAACCCGGGGACGCAGCCGGTTGA
- a CDS encoding response regulator, which yields MTESRSHGRSGPIAGPGVGRHLLIVDDDDRIRELLKEFLAREGYRVTGAAHAAAAKRMMELIEFDLVVLDVMMPGESGLDLTSWVRNKAELSKTPVLLLTARGDPEDRIEGLSRGADDYMSKPFEPRELVLRIDAILRRTGGKPIGPREIKLGTAVFDMERLELSRDGAPQRLTEAEAQLLKTLALHAHAPVERMSLSPDTADITGRAVDVQVTRLRRKLEVDPKNPRYLQTVRGVGYMLAPD from the coding sequence ATGACGGAATCGCGTTCGCATGGCCGCTCAGGCCCCATCGCCGGTCCCGGCGTCGGCCGCCATTTGCTGATTGTCGATGACGACGATCGCATCCGCGAACTGCTGAAGGAATTCCTGGCGCGTGAAGGCTATCGCGTGACCGGCGCCGCGCACGCGGCCGCCGCCAAGCGGATGATGGAACTGATCGAGTTCGATCTGGTCGTGCTGGACGTCATGATGCCGGGCGAAAGCGGCCTGGACCTGACCAGCTGGGTCCGCAACAAGGCCGAATTATCCAAGACGCCGGTCCTGCTACTGACCGCGCGCGGCGATCCCGAGGACCGGATCGAGGGCCTGTCGCGCGGCGCCGACGACTATATGTCCAAGCCGTTCGAACCGCGCGAACTGGTGTTGCGCATCGACGCCATCCTGCGTCGCACCGGCGGCAAGCCGATCGGTCCCAGGGAGATCAAGCTGGGCACCGCCGTCTTCGACATGGAGCGGCTGGAACTGAGCCGCGACGGCGCGCCCCAGCGCCTGACCGAGGCCGAAGCCCAGTTGCTCAAGACCCTGGCGCTTCACGCCCATGCTCCGGTCGAGCGGATGAGCCTGTCGCCCGACACCGCCGACATCACCGGCCGCGCCGTGGACGTCCAGGTGACGCGCCTGCGCCGCAAGCTGGAGGTCGATCCCAAGAACCCGCGCTATCTCCAGACGGTGCGCGGCGTCGGCTATATGCTGGCTCCCGACTGA